TCACCGCGCTGGCCCACTCGGGGCGTATGGCGACAATCGCGTCGTACAAATCGACCGCGATGCGACGGCTCATGCAGACGACCATCGCCTTGCCGTCCATCGCTTCGATCCGCTTCTCGAAGTGCGTGACCATGTCGGCGGCGATCAGCGCGATGCGCTTGGGGTCGCCCACCAGCGCCTCGAGCGCAGCCCACTTGCTCTTGAGCTTCTCCTTGCGGGTTTGCTCTTCGCCTTCGGTGATCTCCTCGAACTCGGCGTCGATTCGCGGCAAGGCGGCCGCGTTGAGCGCGAGCTTGGAGATGCGGCTCTCGTAGTAGATCGGCACCGTGGCGTGATCGGCCACCGCGCGTTGGATATCGTAAATTGAGATGTAGTCGCCGAACACGGCGCGCGTGTTGGCGTCGCTCTGTTCGATGGGCGTACCGGTAAAGCCGATGAACGACGCGTGGGGTAAGGCATCGCGTAGGTTGCTGGCAAAACCGTAGGTCATCTCACCAGTCTTCTCGTTCACCTTTCCGGCGAAGCCGTACTGGCTGCGATGCGCTTCGTCGGCGATGACCACGATATTCTGACGGGTGCTGAGCTCCGGCATGGCCTCGCCGCGCTCGGGCATGAACTTCTGGATGGTGGTGAACACCACACCGCCGCTGGCGCGGTTCAGCAACTCCTGCAGATGTTCACGCCCGGTCGCTTGCACCGGCGTTTCGCCGAGCAGCTCGGTGCAGCGTAGGAACTGCCCGAACAGCTGATCGTCGAGATCGTTGCGGTCGGTGAGCACCACCAGCGTGGGACTCCGCATGGCCGGGTGTCGTACCACGCGCGCGGCGTAAAACAGCATCGAGAACGACTTGCCGCTGCCTTGCGTATGCCACACCACACCGGCGCGACGGTCGCCCGCTTTGCCGCCCTTCATGGCGCCGGCCCAGTACGTGCCGGTGGTGCCATGGACCTGGTCGCGGCGCACGTTCATCCCGCTGGCGCGGACGGTCTCTTCAACGGCGGCGTTCACGGCATGGAACTGGTGATAGCCGGCCAGAATCTTGTGTACGGACCCGTTGTCGGGATCTTCCTCGAACACAATGAAGTGCTGCAGCAAGTCGAGGAAACGCTGCTTCTCGAACACGCCGCGCACGAGCGTTTCCAGTTCCAGCGCCGACTTCGAGGCGTCACCATCGCCATCGATGGTGCGCCACACCTTGAACCACTCCTGATTGGCCGTGACCGACCCGATGCGCGCCTGCAACCCGTCACTCACGACCAACGCGGCGTTGTACTGTAGCAGCGACGGAATCTCCGCCTTGTACGTCTGCAGCTGGGCGTAGGCGCTCCAGATCGTGGCGTCTTCGTCGGCCGGGTTCTTGAGCTCCACGAGCCCCAGGGGCAAGCCATTCACGAACAGCACGATGTCGGGACGACGCGTGTGATGCGCTTCGATCACCGTGAACTGATTCACCGCGAGCCAATCGTTGGCACTCGGATTGGCGAAGTCCACGAGCCGCGCGTGGTCGCCGGCGATGCTGCCGTCAGCGCGCGGATACTCCACCGGCACGCCATCGCGCAGCCACGTGTGGAAGGTGCGATTGGTTTGCGTGAGCGAGGGCAGGGCCACGCGCAGCACCTTTCGGAGTGCTTCGTCACGCGCGTCGGCGGGGATGGCGGGATTCAGTCGTGCGATGGCGTCGCGCAGGCGCTGTACGAGAACGACATCGGTGAAGCCATCGCGTTCGGCCGCCGGTTCACCGGGGGCGATGTGTGGCCCGTGGCCGATGGCGTAGCCGAGTTCCCCGAACCACGCGAGGGCGGCCTCTTCGACGATGGCTTCATTCAGGGTCATTGTTTGCGCGGCTTGGACTTCTTCGGTGCGGTCGACTTCGGTAGTGCCTTCATGTCGGACACGGCCTTTTCGAAGTCGGCGTCCACCGCACGTGGTTGGGTATCGAGCCACTGTCGGTAGCGCGCGTACTCGATTTCGGCCTTCGCCTTGGCCTGCTCGGCGGAAATGCCTCCGGTATGGTCGAGCAGCTGGTGGTCGGCGATGCTGAGAAACTCATCGAGCTTCGCAATCCAGTCGCGCATCGTCATCACCTTCCGCTGCATCGCCCGCAGTTCCGCGAATTCGAGGAACGCGTTAACGATGCGGTTCAGCGTGCCCAGTTCGCGTTCGTCGAGGTAGTTCTTGGCCACCGACACATCTTCCTTGCGGATGATACCGCCTGGACGTGTGGACGTGAGACCCATATGCGGCTTGCTGGCATCGACGCGGGCGTGAATGACCTCGGCAGCGGTCTGCCCGTGCGCTGCCCAGTGCATCTTGTTCTGCACGGTGGCGAAGAACTGTTGCGAGATCTCCACGTGGGGCGTGTAGTCCACGCTCGTCGCATAGATGTCCAGCACCTTCTGGTGGAAGCGTCGCTCGGACGAACGAATGTCGCGAATGCGCTCAAGCTGTTCGTCGAAGTAGTCCCGTTGGCCCTTCCCCGGCGGATTCTTGAGACGCTCGTCATCCATGGTGAAGCCTTTCACCAGGTACTCGCTCAAGCGGCCCAGAGCCCATTGGCGGAACTGGGTGCCCCGGTGACTGCGAATACGGAAGCCGACGGCAAGAATGGCATCCAGGTTGTAGTGTTCGATCTCGCGGGTGACCTCTCGACGGCCCTCGGTTCGAACTATCCGGAGTTTCCGGATAGTTGCCGAATGGTCGAGCTCGCCCTCGGCGAAGATGTTCTGGAGATGCTCATTGATCGTTCGGACATCCTTGTCGAAGAGGTCCGCGAGCACCGCCTGTGACAGCCACACTGTTTCATCCTCGAAGCGGCACTCGATGCGGGTTCGGCCGTCCTCTGTTTGATAGAGGATGAGGGCGGAGCTTGGTTCGGGAGGGAGGGTCATGCGAAGGCCTCCATCTTTGATGCCGTGGCCAACCCTGCATCGTGGTCGACTTTGGTGAGGCGGAGTTCCCCGCTGAGGAGTTTGGGGAGGAGGGTGTCGCGAAGGGTGGCGAGGGTGCGGGATTGAACTCGCTGCGCGACGATCTGGTCGACTAGCGGTGCCAGTATTTCAGTCATCGCTTCAAGTAGCGGCCGAGGGGGAACTAATACCTTTGCCCCGCTGAGGTGCCCACGCTGAATGTGCCCCATTGTCGTGGCTTTGTCGGCTGCGATCAAACGGAATTCCTCAAGGTGTTGGCGCGTCCAAAGATAGTAGAACCACTTCGGGAACTCCGCCGAGGTGACTTTGAACAGATGCTGATTCAGAGCGCCGGCACCGCCACACCACAATTCGACTTCCAAGCTACCAGACCACGAGAACAACACGTCTCCATCCTCGACGACGTACGCTGAGGGTAGGTCAGCGCTGCAGAGCTCTGCCCCGACGGAATCGCCCTTACGAAGCTGAGCGATCTTGATAACCGGCAGAGTTGCACCATCACGCGGTGGATACTTCTGGAGCGCGAGCCCATTGAGGAAATGGGCCGCTTTGTCGAGACTGCGCAGTTCCCAACCCGAAGGTGCATGGCCGATCTCGGCTTCTGCAAACGAATCCGGAAAAAGTGCAGCAGTCGTTTTATCAAGTCCGACGGGCGTGCGGCCATCGAGCTTGGCGCGAACGGGATCGAAGTCTACGAACCAGCTCTGAAACAGCGCGCGCGCCGTGGCCTCAAGCGTCGCGTTCATCCGCCGGTTCAACTCGATCTTGTCGTCCAGCGCGCCAAGGATCGCCGCGATTGCACGTTGATCGGCAATCGGAGGAAGCGTCACCGGAAGTGAACGAATCACACCTTCATTCAAGTTCGGCATTACCGCGCCCACGGCATGCTGCTTGAGCCAAAGCACCGATTCGTTTGCCGACAAGTAGAACGAAAGGAATTCGGGATCAATAGCTGCACTTGATACGCGGAGCAGAATCGCGCCGGTTCCGCACAACCATCCTTCTTCACGCTTCGTCACAACCGCCGACAAGCCTGTCGCCTGAACCCCGCGGCGAGCGAAAAGGATGTCGCCTGCCTTAAGGCGATGCCGCACTAGTCGTGCAGCAGTTTCCTCGGAGACTTCGGGAACTCCATTAATCCATAGTCGGCGTCGTCCGATGGCCTCAGTGGGAATAACCGGTACCCCGGAAGGCACGTAGTCGTATGAGTGAAGCTGCGATCCGAATGGTCCGGTCTGAGTGACCATCGAACCTTCGTCACACAGCGCCCCGATGGTGGTCGTGCTCCAGCCTCTAGCCGGCATATCCGATCGCCTCGAGGCCCGCGCGAATAACCCCTTCCAACTCCGCCGACTCCGCGAACTGCGCCTGCAGCTCCGCGACCAGCCGCGGCATCTTCTCCTCAAACGGCTCGCCCTCGTCGATCACTTCCTCTGCGCCCACATACCGACCCGGCGTAAGCACGTATCCGTGCGCTGCGATCTCCGTCGTCGTCGACGACTTGCAGAATCCGGTCATATTTTCGTACGCCACCGCAGGCGCCGAATCGCGCCAGCCGTGATACACACCCGTGATCTTATCCAGATCCGCATCCGTGAGCTCGCGGTGCACGCGATCGATCAGCGTGCCCATCTTCCGCGCGTCGATGAACAACGTCTGCCTGCGCCGATCACGAAATCCGCGCGCTTTGTCCGCGCCCTTGTCGCGCGTTACAAACCACAGGCACACCGGAATCTGCGTGCTGTAGAACAGCTGCCCCGGCAGCGCCACCATGCAATCCACCAAATCGGCATCAACAATGGCACGCCGTATCTCGCCTTCGCCGCTCTGACTCGACGACATGCTACCGTTCGCCAACACGAAGCCCGCCATGCCGTGCGGCGCCAAGTGGTGAATGAAGTGCTGCACCCACGCGAAGTTCGCGTTCCCCTTCGGCGGCACGCCGTACTGCCAGCGCACGTCGTCGTCTTTGCGGAACCAGTCGCTGTCGTTGAACGGCGGGTTGGCCAACACGTAGTCGGCGCGCAGATCGGGGTGCAGGTCGCGCCGGAAGGTGTCTTCGTGCTCGGGGCCGAAGTCGGCCTCGATGCCACGCAACGCCAGGTTCATCACCGCCAAACGGCGCGTGGTGGCGTTGCTCTCCTGTCCGTACACGCTGATGTCGCCGCGACGGCCGCCGTGCGATTCCACGAACTTTTCCGACTGCACGAACATGCCGCCCGAGCCGCAGGCCGGGTCATAAATGCGGCCCTTGTACGGCGCCAGCATTTCCACCAGGCAGCGCACCACGCAACTCGGCGTGTAAAACTGTCCGCCGTTCTTGCCTTCGGCGCTGGCAAAGCGCGTGAGAAAGTATTCGTACACGCGGCCGAGCAGGTCCACCGAGCGGTGCGTCTTCTCGCCTTCGCTGGCGGCGGTGAGCGCAATGGTGGCGATCACGTCGATCAACTCACCCAGGCGCTGTTTGTCGAGGGCGGGGCGGGCGTAGTCCTTGGGGAGCACACCCTTCAGGCGAGGGTTGTCGCGCTCGATCGCCACCATGGCGTCGTCCACCAACTTGCCGATGTTGGGCTGCTTGGCACTGGCCTGCAGGTGCGACCAGCGCGATTCGCCCGGCACCCAGAACACGTTTTCGGCCTTGTACTCGTCGGGATCTTCCGGATTGGCGCCGGCGTAGTCGCCGTCGCCCGAAAGCAGCTTGGTACGATGCTCCTCAAAGGTGTCAGAGATGTACTTGAGGAAAATCAGCCCCAGCACGACGTGCTTGTATTCCGCCGCGTCCATATTGTTGCGCAGCTTGTCGGCCGTGAGCCACAGCTTGGCCTCGAAGCCGATGTTCGCCGTGGAGCTGGAACTGTCCTTGGATTTCGTACGTGCCATTCGTCCCTGTTGGGCCAGTGTGAAGTTGCCCACCAACTTAGCCCCAGGGTCTGACCTTCGGACAGCGTAAGCGCGGCCCGACCGCTACAATCCTTTCATGCAACTTCGCTCCGATCTCACCTGTCCGGCCTGCGGTGCTGTCGAGCCGCTCGAGATGCCGACCGACGCCTGCCTCTTTTTCCACGAGTGCAGCGCGTGCAAGGTGCTCCTGCGGCCGAACGCCGGTGATTGCTGCGTGTTCT
This genomic stretch from Gemmatimonas sp. harbors:
- a CDS encoding virulence RhuM family protein translates to MTLPPEPSSALILYQTEDGRTRIECRFEDETVWLSQAVLADLFDKDVRTINEHLQNIFAEGELDHSATIRKLRIVRTEGRREVTREIEHYNLDAILAVGFRIRSHRGTQFRQWALGRLSEYLVKGFTMDDERLKNPPGKGQRDYFDEQLERIRDIRSSERRFHQKVLDIYATSVDYTPHVEISQQFFATVQNKMHWAAHGQTAAEVIHARVDASKPHMGLTSTRPGGIIRKEDVSVAKNYLDERELGTLNRIVNAFLEFAELRAMQRKVMTMRDWIAKLDEFLSIADHQLLDHTGGISAEQAKAKAEIEYARYRQWLDTQPRAVDADFEKAVSDMKALPKSTAPKKSKPRKQ
- a CDS encoding type I restriction endonuclease subunit R, which produces MTLNEAIVEEAALAWFGELGYAIGHGPHIAPGEPAAERDGFTDVVLVQRLRDAIARLNPAIPADARDEALRKVLRVALPSLTQTNRTFHTWLRDGVPVEYPRADGSIAGDHARLVDFANPSANDWLAVNQFTVIEAHHTRRPDIVLFVNGLPLGLVELKNPADEDATIWSAYAQLQTYKAEIPSLLQYNAALVVSDGLQARIGSVTANQEWFKVWRTIDGDGDASKSALELETLVRGVFEKQRFLDLLQHFIVFEEDPDNGSVHKILAGYHQFHAVNAAVEETVRASGMNVRRDQVHGTTGTYWAGAMKGGKAGDRRAGVVWHTQGSGKSFSMLFYAARVVRHPAMRSPTLVVLTDRNDLDDQLFGQFLRCTELLGETPVQATGREHLQELLNRASGGVVFTTIQKFMPERGEAMPELSTRQNIVVIADEAHRSQYGFAGKVNEKTGEMTYGFASNLRDALPHASFIGFTGTPIEQSDANTRAVFGDYISIYDIQRAVADHATVPIYYESRISKLALNAAALPRIDAEFEEITEGEEQTRKEKLKSKWAALEALVGDPKRIALIAADMVTHFEKRIEAMDGKAMVVCMSRRIAVDLYDAIVAIRPEWASAVNDDADAEQQRALVVKVVMTGSADDGPNWQRHIRGKDKRRKLANRFKDAKDPFRIVIVRDMWLTGFDAPCLHTMYADKPMQGHGLMQAIARVNRVFRNKPGGLVVDYLGLADQLKRALATYTESGGQGNPTFDTTQAISVMLEKHGAACDMMHGLAWETWTTGTPAQRLALIPAGQQHILEQENGKSRWAQLLMELSRAFALCAASDEATAIRDDVSFFQALQAALGKQTSNNRKSPEQIDAAIRQLVSSAITTEGEVIDVFTAAGLAKPDISILSDQFLAEVRGLKHKNVAADLLEKLLKDELKVRSKHNLVQAQVFSEKLKKTLNSYHNRAISTMQVIEELIALAKEVDSAAKRGEAMGLTNDELAFYDALASNSSAKQAMSDDKLKVIAAELITQVKKSVSIDWTLRESARARIRVMVKRILNRFGYPPDLQEEAVKTVLAQAELLCVDWV
- a CDS encoding class I SAM-dependent DNA methyltransferase translates to MARTKSKDSSSSTANIGFEAKLWLTADKLRNNMDAAEYKHVVLGLIFLKYISDTFEEHRTKLLSGDGDYAGANPEDPDEYKAENVFWVPGESRWSHLQASAKQPNIGKLVDDAMVAIERDNPRLKGVLPKDYARPALDKQRLGELIDVIATIALTAASEGEKTHRSVDLLGRVYEYFLTRFASAEGKNGGQFYTPSCVVRCLVEMLAPYKGRIYDPACGSGGMFVQSEKFVESHGGRRGDISVYGQESNATTRRLAVMNLALRGIEADFGPEHEDTFRRDLHPDLRADYVLANPPFNDSDWFRKDDDVRWQYGVPPKGNANFAWVQHFIHHLAPHGMAGFVLANGSMSSSQSGEGEIRRAIVDADLVDCMVALPGQLFYSTQIPVCLWFVTRDKGADKARGFRDRRRQTLFIDARKMGTLIDRVHRELTDADLDKITGVYHGWRDSAPAVAYENMTGFCKSSTTTEIAAHGYVLTPGRYVGAEEVIDEGEPFEEKMPRLVAELQAQFAESAELEGVIRAGLEAIGYAG
- a CDS encoding restriction endonuclease subunit S codes for the protein MVTQTGPFGSQLHSYDYVPSGVPVIPTEAIGRRRLWINGVPEVSEETAARLVRHRLKAGDILFARRGVQATGLSAVVTKREEGWLCGTGAILLRVSSAAIDPEFLSFYLSANESVLWLKQHAVGAVMPNLNEGVIRSLPVTLPPIADQRAIAAILGALDDKIELNRRMNATLEATARALFQSWFVDFDPVRAKLDGRTPVGLDKTTAALFPDSFAEAEIGHAPSGWELRSLDKAAHFLNGLALQKYPPRDGATLPVIKIAQLRKGDSVGAELCSADLPSAYVVEDGDVLFSWSGSLEVELWCGGAGALNQHLFKVTSAEFPKWFYYLWTRQHLEEFRLIAADKATTMGHIQRGHLSGAKVLVPPRPLLEAMTEILAPLVDQIVAQRVQSRTLATLRDTLLPKLLSGELRLTKVDHDAGLATASKMEAFA
- a CDS encoding GDCCVxC domain-containing (seleno)protein, with protein sequence MQLRSDLTCPACGAVEPLEMPTDACLFFHECSACKVLLRPNAGDCCVFCSFGSVPCPPIQAGSTDCCTPASKHPESLSGT